The Gadus morhua chromosome 16, gadMor3.0, whole genome shotgun sequence DNA window gcgtgtgtgtgtgtgtgtgtgtgtgtgtgtgtgtgtgtgtgtttgtgcgtgcttaTCTCTTTTTCTTTCACATTAAGATCATTTGGAGTACTTTTCTTTCTAGCATGGTAACAAAGTAAATGCATAAATTAGGAGTCAGTACTTACTAAATGTGCTGCTTAACAACTAACTCATTCTTCCAGTCCTAAAGTCTTTGGTAAATGCTTGTTTGAGTTTGGCTTATGCAGAATACATATTTAgtaatttgtatttgtttgtgtgtttgtgtgtgtgtgtgtatgtgtgtgagtgtgtgtgtgtacgtgtgtgtttgcgtttgtttgcatgtgcgttATAACATGTTAGTGTCAGCATTAGCACGGCAAGAACATAAACCTCCCTCACAGTCCTCAAAATCAGCTCATAATTCCATGGCGGTATTTGGTCGCACATTGTGTGACGGAACATTAAACTGAAAACCTTGGCGACAACAGTTTAACCTGTACCAATGCACCCTCATCTCTAAATATGACCATTTGAACTACACTACTCCATCAGATCTTTAAGGGATTCAACATCAAGGGGTTTGAGACGGGAACAGCAGCCTTGTGGGAAAATTAgtaaaagccaaaaccaaacaGCAAAGCAGTGGTCTGAAAGGCAGACCGTAGGTTCATTACAGATTGTCGCTGGAATACCAACGATGCCAGtggacgatgatgatgacggtgGCAAAGAGAAGATTGAGTTGTTTTTTCCCCTTTTGACTCGCAAGCTTTATCTTTGCGGTACACGCACAGCGAAGATGACGAAGATGAGAAACACGGAGTGGCTCCCGGGCGCTGCAGAGAGCCGGCGGCCCACCCTTCAGTCGATGAACTGAGCTCCGCCGTGGGGCACCATCTCCGTCACGGCCCACGCCACCACGTTCCCCCTGGGCCCGCAGCCGTGGCCGTCCCGCGACGCCACGCTCGCCAGCTCCCCCTCGGACAGCACCCTGTCCCACACGTTGACGCCCGTCATCTTCCCGGCGAACGCCAGCCGGGGGTCGAACCCGTCCTCGAAGCCCGACATCCCGCTCCCGTTGCcaatacctcctcctcctcctgctcctcctccagctcctcccgaGCCGCCCGGAGACCCGGGGCAGCAGCCGTTCCGCTCCTGGCCCAGCTGGAGGGAGCCGCCGGCGGGCAGGACCCGGCCCTCGGCCACGCCGGGAGCGGAAGCCACCTTCCTCCCGTCGGCCCAGAGGGAGGCGTGTCCCTGCTGGGAGCTCCAGACCCCGCACAGGTGGAGCCACTCGGAGGGCCCGCCCGCCTTGAGCAcgccccgcccctccaccaGGTGGGCCTCGCCGCCGACGGTGAAGAGGGCGGAGCTGCCGCTGAAGAGCAGCTGGATCTCGTAGGGGTTGCGGCGCGTCCCGTAGGAGAGCAGCACGGTGCGGTTGGGGGCGGAGTCGGCGGCGGTGGGCTTCACCCACAGGCAGGCGGTGAAGGCGGACAGCGAGAGGGGCACGCCGGGGAGCACCGCCGCGTAGATGCGGCGCGAGCGCATGGGGAAGAGCAGAGACGACTcgcaacctgcacacacacacacacacacacacacacacacacacacacacacacacacacatgcacacgctttAGCTAGCTGCCGGTTGTTGTCGTCTGGCAGACTGTAGAAAAGTGGAAAGTTGGAGAGTGAGAATACGATGGAGAGAGTGGAACGGTGGTTGTGTGTTGAAGTAAGGAGAAACAGACAAGGTAGtcattgtttgtttggttgtttgaaATATCGTCCGTCTTCTTTTCTGTGTTCCAAACTAAACAACACTGATTTGTTTCCCCCAGATGATCCGCTGAGCTTAGACAGGGACTCTGTACGGGGCTGCTCTTTTGCATCCTGAATGCCCCTCTCCCCTGTTTTCTGACCGTTGTTACCCCCGGATACTGTAATTTAGTGTATCCAATATTTGGAGTGTGTGTAGCGAGCCAAGCTCCCCTGGGGTCTCTGCAGTCATCAAACCAATTTCCATCCCATTATTTTCACACTCGCATGGACGTCAGCACTAGATAAGAGTCCCTCTGAAATCTGGTTCAGATCAGTGTTACATCCAGGGTCACCACCAAGGTCAATGAGTTCATGCTCAAACTTTAGATTGACCCGCCAGACTGGCTGTCAAGAGGTTTTCTATTTATTTCATAATTTCTGTGCCTGTTCAATTTCAGATAATTGTATTGATAGTTTAACAGCATTAAGATAATATACGAGTTTTAAATTGTTTTCTTACCAGTAGAGTTTGCCGTAGAGAAAACACCGTACAAAAGACGACTATCGACCCTAAATCACGTCGTCGCCAGAAAGATCCCCGCTCCAACCTCACATGGGATGAAGATGTAatagaagatgatgatgatgatgatgattggttAACCCCCCGGTTTGTACTGGAAGCCTCCCAGTCACCCAGTTCAACTGGTTTCCCCTCGCGAGGGACGAGTGACTCAGCTTCATCGTCACCAACGTCATCATCCTCATTATTGACCCTGACATGTTTTCTAACACGCTGCGTCACTCAGGGACCTTCTATTAACAATGCGTATCATTTCAGGGTTTGCCGAACCCTAACTTATGCGTGGACCTAAACCCAAGGGTAAAGAGACAGTAGCGTATGGCTGTCTCAAGCTATTATCATACGTAGTACATCAAGCTGTAATTTATGTTTCGAAGGGTTTCGAACAGTTAAACACTGTTtaatgtgtattgtgtattgtgaATTAGCATTTTGCTGATGTACCTCAACgttttgtgtgagagagaaagagagacggagtgagagacagagagagaagagagagaaagagagagagagagacagagagcactCTGTGTGAGGGCCTTGGAAAGGAATAAGCTTCCTTTGAGATAATGTAATATAGAGTCGGGTGCTTGGGGCCAAAACAACACTGTGGGAGAtatgcattttgtgtgtgtgtgtgtgtgtgtgtgtgtgtgtgtgtgtgtgtgtgtgtgtgtgtgtgtgtgtgtgtgtgtgtgtgtgtgtgtgtgtgtgtgtgtgtgtgtgtgtgtgtgtgtgtgtgtgtgtgcattgctcTAGTTTCAAGCTCTTCCAACCTAATACAACCTTTCTCCAGACATTCTATGATTGAGGAACACTATTGATCTACTTAAGACCAGGGAGCAAAATACTGATTCATATTTGTTTCTTATATAAAACATGAAATATTACAGAGCAGGAaaactgtgtgagtgtgcttgtgtagAAAGAGTGAAAAACAGCCCCCATCTGTTTCTGCTTTCCAGGGTGCTTCATGTGGTTACCGTGCCAACCTGCAAATGATTATACAGCCCCTCGTATGTAGGTCAAAAATTTACATTTtgaacacaatgtgtgtgtgtttgtgaactaacttgtgtgtgtttcatgattGCGTCCCTCTTTGCGTACTCCACTTCATGTCTTGTGATTGTGTACTCCACtgtttgtcttgtgtgtgtgtgtcgttgtgtgtgtgtgtgtggttgatgtaTCGCCATTGAGAAGTTTATGTCTGATCCATTGCACGATTGAGAGTCAGGGCCATCGAAATTGGGCAGATGCCTCCATAGGAGCTCGATTTGATTGGACGTAGTTCCCATACCCGCACTCTCGTTTGCTTCCACTGACCTCATCGTTCATCGCCACAATTTCCTACTGACTGATCATTGGCACCTCGCCAGACCAACAAATTCCCGCAGGGCCGATGACATACTGTAGTATGTACTGCTCTGATGTGGTTGGCCCGTCGTCACGGTTAATTCAGCAGGACCATGTGATCCAATTAGCAGTTCTACAGTACTGTGGGTGAGTCAAACACACGGGTGTCTGACTCACAGCCAAACGGTCCTTGGCTCTATGCCAATCAGGGAATGTCATCATTCCCTGAATTGGCCACCAATTATTAATCTCAAGCTATCTGTAGTATAGTATGtttgtattatcattattatcctATTCATCCTGTATGTCTATGGGTCAGGGCTGTACAACTCGAGAccctttttacctttttttttacctgacTATTTAGGTAGTTGAACGTGAACTTTCCTCGGTCTGGACGAGTTGGTCTCAACAGAGTCCAGCTGCcttgaaaaataataaactcgTTCTTGACTCAGAATGGAAAAGCTCTGGCCTTTGACTTGTCTTGGACTCGACAAAGGTGGTCTTGACTACAGCCCTGCTATTAGTCATTCTAAAGAGCATGCATAGAATCTGCATATTTAATGTAGGACTGCTGAAGGTGCTTCTtttgaacaaacaaaaacatgaggGAACAGGATGTAATAATCTGATCAATAAACAATCTTCAAAATATAAGATAACCTTTAGAGAGGAAGTATTTTGGCCCGAGGTTTAATGACAGAGAACTGCTGAACAATGGGGGCATGAGGATCTGTTGCTACATGAGGAGATGGATTGCAAAAAGGCGTCCAGGATCAGATACAGGAAGGAGAAGATTGAGTAGTGTACTGGATGACCAGTAAGGTCATCCAGTACACTActcaacccccgcccccccgctcagggggggcctcctccagagaCCATGGTATGTGAgtgaaagagaaaaaagagggGTCGAACAGGAATCCAGACGGGTCCCCCCCCATTGCGATCACTCAAGGACAGGATGGGACGTCTCACCTGCGGGCAGGTATCTCTGCCTTGTTGACCTCGTCACCTGCTGCAGCTGCGCCCGCGTCTCCTGCAGCTCGGTCACCACAGCGGCTAGAGTCCTCTCCAGGGCGGCCATGCCCTCCCTGGGCGGGGTCACTTCCTGCTCCAGGCGACCCTTCCCGTCACCCGCCAGTCCCTGGGCCCCCGTCTTGGAGTCCGACGCGGACGGCGACGCCGGTCCCAGCCCGGCGCCGAGACAACTCGACTCCAGCTTGGCCAGCCGGGAGCCTTGGGCCCGCGCCGCGGACAGCACCTGCTGCAGCAGGGCCTCCTCCCGGTCGGAGGGGCCCCTGGAGGAGGGGCCCGGCAGGCTGATGCGCTCGAGGGTGTCACGCAGCCGCTTCTCCAGCATCAGGGACAGCCTTCTCCCCGCCATCTCCACGGCGACCCCGCACGAACCGCCGTTTTGCGCCACCATCCTGCCGCAAGAGACCGAGGATTATGGAGCCCGTCGAAGGAAAACTCGAGGATACAACGCGGCTGGCGCGAGGTTCAATTTGGATTCAGATTGTGGTTCATTGTCGCTTGTGAACATCACTAGGAACATTAAGTGGAAGAAAACATGAATCAATAATTTAATGAGTAACAAATGATGATCGATCAGCTCATTCGAATGACTCCCGATATTTAGTTACTAAGCTAACTTCAAAGGGATCATTCAGAACTAAACCCTGATTCAACGCTTTGGTCAGGGATTCAGGAAACATGGAAACAAACTGACAAGCACACGCAAAGTAGCGCTCTGTCGCTCATCGTCGTGTAGTTTGACACGATCGCCTCTGACCTCCGGACCAACCTGAGGAGTTCTGCACGCAGCGAGCCCATCTCCACCTTGATGATGTCATCGGCGTATTGCAGTAGCATGTTCTCCCTCATCTGACTGTTCTCCAGCATAGAGAACATCTTGTCCCACTTGGTCAGATCCCCAGAGCTGCAGGGAGAGGGGCTTGGtgtggctagagagagagagagagagagagagagagagagagagagagagagagagagagagagagagagagagagagagagagagagagagagagagagagagagagagagagagagagagagagagagagagagagagagagagagagagagagagagagagagagagagagagagagagagagagagagattgtatgTTGATTACAAAACACGTTGATTACAAACCCACAAGGATGTTTATAGGAAAGTTTAAACAAGGCTCTGGAAATGTGTGCTTAAGAGCTCCTTTGTTGTCCTTTTTTGGGCAGTTTAAGAAGAGAGATGGCTCAGGAAATGTTAGGAAGGTGAGAGAGATGGTAGATAAGAAAAGCAATCACTTCTGTCCTTGGATGTGAGTCACGGCTTCAGTCAAAGGttggaggaggaaaaaaaaagtgatgaGGACAGAGGGACTGAACCGAGGACCATGGGTGAGAGGGAAGGAGATCGTCGATCAGCCACCCTGTTCTTGTTAACGTCGGAGCCTCAACAACTCTGTTTATACTTGCAAAGGTATTTCACACACAAGTATCAAaggatttgtttttctttcagcaGCCTGTACTGAAAGGTTCAAACTCAATGAGGGGAGAAAGGTCCCGtgccctctgctctctctgtgtggaAATCATTACAGTGAGATTTAGAAGTcccgcttttactttgaaggtgTCTGGAGGGATGTAAAACAAAGTAGCCGTTCTCCCTGGACCTTTTATCTGAATTCTAACTTTGTTACATTTTTCAACTGGGTTCTTTGGATTGGAAAGTCTGATATTGTGATAACTTTCTATTTACTTTCTATTACAAGTTAAAACCCTTCACTATAGGTTTCATAAAACATTCCTGGATGACAATCTTAATTGCTGATGAATCATTCAAAGTATATCTCTCCTTTTCGTTTCTacattcttttttgtttgtttgttttttttgtttctttctttctttctttcttttaagttttttcctttgtctttccttctctctttgtgtcttgGCAGGCCGTAACAAAGTAACCCATCTCCCATCACCCATTTTCCTTCCTGTCTTGTTGTAATACTCTTGTCTATGTTTGGCTGCCACCACACTATTCAGTGGTGTTCAATCACAGAGCAGGCTTTGCCCAAGGACTGGTGTGTTGCCTCTGTACTATTGGTACAACAATTATACCCCCTGCCAGGCTGAAAACACTGTCAAAAATGTACaatagatacacaaacacacacacacacaaacacacacacacacacacacacacacacacacacacacacacacgcacacatgcacacacacacacatacacaaataacaAAGCAGTATAGAAACAAATGTACTTGTAcatacaaacactaacacacacacacacacacacacacacacacacacacacacacacacacacacacacacacacacacacacacacagaaaaaaaaaaaaccacacacataaacaaacttttttttctcttttttttctctgtcacacacacgtgtacctACGTGTATAAACACTGGAGTAATTCTAAAGCTGTCCAGCGTGTAATGAATTACAGTGTTTATGTTGTGGACAGGCCGCAATGTATCCTCTCGTCTCATCATCAAGAAAGCAATTCTGGTGGTGACGGCTGCTCACAGCTGGCAGTCCAGCCTCCCTCCTCGTCCAATAGACACGGCCCGCTCTCTGCCCCTTACACTGTGTAAAGTtggcctttttttctttttttcttgcttttgtcactccctccctctgtctacTATCACTTCATCTTCTAACTTCATCTTTGAACTTTCAAACAACACAGAATGAAGGTAGTCATTAATGCTCTCCACGATGAACGATCATTACCATAAACTAGCTCATAA harbors:
- the ptx3a gene encoding pentraxin-related protein PTX3 isoform X1 codes for the protein MMLWSISCALCVVSACVSLTVAYDDDIEVEYRNFYDNEIIEEEPKNATPSPSPCSSGDLTKWDKMFSMLENSQMRENMLLQYADDIIKVEMGSLRAELLRMVAQNGGSCGVAVEMAGRRLSLMLEKRLRDTLERISLPGPSSRGPSDREEALLQQVLSAARAQGSRLAKLESSCLGAGLGPASPSASDSKTGAQGLAGDGKGRLEQEVTPPREGMAALERTLAAVVTELQETRAQLQQVTRSTRQRYLPAGCESSLLFPMRSRRIYAAVLPGVPLSLSAFTACLWVKPTAADSAPNRTVLLSYGTRRNPYEIQLLFSGSSALFTVGGEAHLVEGRGVLKAGGPSEWLHLCGVWSSQQGHASLWADGRKVASAPGVAEGRVLPAGGSLQLGQERNGCCPGSPGGSGGAGGGAGGGGGIGNGSGMSGFEDGFDPRLAFAGKMTGVNVWDRVLSEGELASVASRDGHGCGPRGNVVAWAVTEMVPHGGAQFID
- the ptx3a gene encoding pentraxin-related protein PTX3 isoform X2, translating into MMLWSISCALCVVSACVSLTVAYDDDIEVEYRNFYDNEIIEEEPKNATPSPSPCSSGDLTKWDKMFSMLENSQMRENMLLQYADDIIKVEMGSLRAELLRMVAQNGGSCGVAVEMAGRRLSLMLEKRLRDTLERISLPGPSSRGPSDREEALLQQVLSAARAQGSRLAKLESSCLASDSKTGAQGLAGDGKGRLEQEVTPPREGMAALERTLAAVVTELQETRAQLQQVTRSTRQRYLPAGCESSLLFPMRSRRIYAAVLPGVPLSLSAFTACLWVKPTAADSAPNRTVLLSYGTRRNPYEIQLLFSGSSALFTVGGEAHLVEGRGVLKAGGPSEWLHLCGVWSSQQGHASLWADGRKVASAPGVAEGRVLPAGGSLQLGQERNGCCPGSPGGSGGAGGGAGGGGGIGNGSGMSGFEDGFDPRLAFAGKMTGVNVWDRVLSEGELASVASRDGHGCGPRGNVVAWAVTEMVPHGGAQFID